ctagGGTAGTAATTACCGGGATAGTAATTGCACAACCTAGTAATTACTCTTACCTATTTGTTTGTAATAATATAATTACAATGTAATTACAAGTGTGGTGTTTGGTTGCACAAGTGTAATTACAAGATTatattagattttaaaaataaaagttaattatttaaaattaaaaaacttatattagaaaaataagagtatttataaataatattaaaataaatatttaagatatatattatcttttgaaaatatattaatcagtaaacatatgttcttaactaatattataaaaaatcaatttacatttttcaaattaatttattttaattattttcaaattaatatattttaattaaattaattataaaaaactaaaaatacaaGATCTCAACGAACATCATAAAATGCATGCTtactaaaatattaaatattataaatataatatcatagtaaagttattaaaataattaacaaaaagataatctatcaaatctaattaaaaaataaatggcttgtaatatgaaatatcaagtcaatactactaaaagaaataaaaataaaaatataacataacttctaaattcaaaataaaaatttaacataatacttttatgtcaaatttcaacataacgtacataaatatgatttaaaaggaaaaaaactaaGTTTATAACTTTATTAGAAAATGAATTGAACttcaatttaaaaatttgaatactAATAAAATCATGctaatgaaaaaataaacatagaataaacaaataaaaaagatacTATGAAAATTTGCATGGAATCACATTaagtaaaggttgagaatgagatggaaatgaaaaataaatattataaaatattatatatttttaaaaaatattagaataataaaaataaaaagaatttaaagtaatagaaataaaaaataaattaaaacaaaaaaataaaaattgaaataaaagaaagaaattcaaAAGTAATCATCTTGTAATCACACCATGTAATTACTAGCAATTCACAGTCTGCCCTTGTGAATTGGAGAGTATAATGCCAGTTACACCCAATTACATGCCGACCAAATAATTACCTAGCCAATCAAACAGGTCAAACCGTGTAATTACACCCAATTACACCAAATCCAATTACCAGGGTGACTTTCCAAACAAACCCCTAGATCAATTCTCACATTCAGGAACTGATGAAATTGATGGAATTTCATTTCGAAACTCGAAACTCCAAATAActctgaaactcaaaatttaacaACTTAAGCacttaaaactcatttctttagcaaaacctcaacttttcacaagacaTCCAAAAAGTCAACTTTCAGACCCAACCAAAAGTGACTCGGGGAAACTaatgggaggggtaaaatggtaattttgtcGAAAATATCGAAAATAACCATTAGGGTCATTTcatcatccactactaaaaaccatgttcatcctcgaacataaatCAAGGAACATACCTGGAGCCTCAAAAGGATGAGGGTAACGGGCCCGCATATTTGACTTTATCTCCTAAGTAGCCTTCCCCACGGCTGATGTTGCCACTAAACCTTCAATGAAGCTATCTCCTTACTTTTCAACTTCCTAACTTGTCTGTCCAGAATAGCCTCCAGTTCCTCCTCATAGGTCAAATCTAGGCTTATCTCCACTGAATTAAGGGAAATCAAATGAGACTCATCTGGGATATAGCACCACAGTATAGAAACTTGAAATAATGGATGTACAACAGATAGACGAGGTGGCAAGGCAAGTCTGTAGGCCACCTCTCCCAGTCGATCTAGGatctcaaaaggaccaatatacTTAGGGCTGAGgtttcccttctttccgaacctcatgaCTCCCTTTAAGGGTGAGATCCTCAACCATACCCGGTCACCAACCATGAACACCAAAGGTTGAACCTGCTTGTCAACATAGCTCTTCTGgagactctgagctgtcaacaACCTACCCTGAATCAATTGAACCCTCTCCATGGAATATCTGAGCAAATAAGTGACTAGGTTATCCATCGCCACAAAATCAAACCATCTAATGGCAGACCTACATCTCCGGCCAAATCTGATTCCGACAACTCTCCTATATCAATTCCCATATTTTGAAACTGATGGAATTCAATTCTGAGACTCGAAACTCTAAATcactccaaaactcaaaatttgacaacttaagcctttagaACTCATTTCTTTAgtaaaacttcaacttttcacaagactTCCAAAAACCAACTTTCAGACCCAACAAAAAATAACACGGGAAAACTAATGGgagaggtaaaatggtaatttttaaaaatatcgaaAATGACCTTTATGGTCATTACAGCCACTACCTCTCCAAAAACAAATTTGTAGAAATAAAAATGGTTTAAGGACTTTTCCGACTTAAAACCCACGATTGTCTCTCTATAACGGCCCTCATCCAGCTATTGCGGCTTTGCCATAGAAAACTTT
This sequence is a window from Solanum dulcamara chromosome 10, daSolDulc1.2, whole genome shotgun sequence. Protein-coding genes within it:
- the LOC129869799 gene encoding uncharacterized protein LOC129869799, yielding MDNLVTYLLRYSMERVQLIQGRLLTAQSLQKSYVDKQVQPLVFMVGDRVWLRISPLKGVMRFGKKGNLSPKYIGPFEILDRLGEVAYRLALPPRLSVVHPLFQVSILWCYIPDESHLISLNSVEISLDLTYEEELEAILDRQVRKLKSKEIASLKV